In Gemmatimonadota bacterium, a single window of DNA contains:
- a CDS encoding aminotransferase class V-fold PLP-dependent enzyme: protein MSIDKARQIYKDLGVVPVINASGYQTVIGGSRVGPEIQAAMDIANRYFADMEALLKKTGALIADTLGAEAAMVTPGCAAALALSTAACMSGSDPEKMEQLPDTTGMKHHILIQKKQRYHYDPVLTVFGAKLIEVGDESGTTEAQLEAAISDQTAAIHYFAPGGQEGVLSPEDVVRIAHANGIPVIVDAASQVYPLETMLKYPDMGADLIGYGAKYIGSCHSTGILCGRKDLIDAAFLHSFIGYETSPYDTIGRPLKVDRQEVIAVVVALREWFSMDHEARLSEYKRKAEELLSNLKDIPHIAAKFSADSRGLSDGVHITVDETALGKTAVQIIEELRQGNPAVWTRGSANTFRVAVTNFIEDDQEIVTARLREVLT, encoded by the coding sequence ATGAGCATCGACAAAGCGCGTCAAATCTACAAAGACCTGGGCGTTGTGCCTGTAATCAACGCATCGGGCTATCAAACAGTCATCGGCGGGTCGCGTGTGGGCCCTGAAATACAAGCCGCAATGGACATAGCGAATCGCTACTTTGCGGACATGGAAGCACTACTCAAAAAAACCGGTGCACTCATCGCCGACACCCTCGGCGCGGAAGCGGCAATGGTCACACCCGGATGCGCGGCAGCATTAGCCCTCAGCACAGCCGCCTGCATGTCGGGCAGCGACCCCGAAAAAATGGAACAATTGCCCGATACCACGGGCATGAAACACCACATTCTAATACAAAAAAAACAGCGCTATCACTACGACCCGGTACTCACTGTTTTCGGTGCCAAACTCATAGAAGTCGGCGATGAAAGCGGAACGACCGAAGCCCAACTCGAAGCCGCCATATCAGACCAGACCGCAGCCATCCACTATTTTGCCCCCGGAGGCCAGGAAGGCGTCTTATCCCCCGAAGACGTAGTCCGCATCGCCCACGCCAACGGAATCCCCGTCATCGTCGATGCAGCGAGCCAGGTCTATCCCCTCGAAACCATGCTAAAATATCCCGACATGGGCGCAGACTTGATCGGCTACGGCGCCAAATACATTGGCTCTTGTCACTCCACGGGCATCTTGTGCGGACGCAAAGACCTGATCGACGCCGCCTTTCTCCATTCCTTCATCGGCTATGAAACCTCCCCCTACGACACCATAGGCCGCCCCCTAAAAGTAGATCGGCAAGAAGTCATCGCCGTCGTCGTTGCCCTGCGCGAATGGTTCAGCATGGACCACGAAGCGCGTCTATCCGAATACAAACGCAAAGCCGAAGAACTGCTCTCAAATCTGAAAGACATTCCCCACATCGCAGCCAAATTCTCGGCCGACTCACGAGGCCTGAGCGATGGCGTACACATCACAGTCGATGAAACCGCACTGGGCAAAACCGCGGTGCAAATAATCGAAGAACTTCGACAGGGCAATCCAGCCGTATGGACACGCGGCAGTGCAAACACCTTCCGCGTCGCCGTAACCAATTTCATCGAAGACGACCAGGAAATCGTCACCGCACGCTTGCGCGAAGTATTGACATAA
- a CDS encoding sugar phosphate isomerase/epimerase, giving the protein MRLSWMTYGVLKALSRRDLLQMLKDHGFEGVEFRTDAGHGHGVEASIDEAEREQVVADCAAMGIDIMSVATGNRYHDTDPDELRDHIEQTMVRMDLASDLGAPRVRVFGNNFPAEVPREQTIAQVAEALKPLCDYGAEKGVKPCLELHGEFDWQACKAVAELVDHENFGLVWNSVPQDVVDGSVKQALDTVWPWLDHVHMHDLAGQGYPYRELFRLLHEKGYEGYMSAETERRPDKGVGDLWMFVAYYSDLFRAYRDLARG; this is encoded by the coding sequence ATGAGACTTTCGTGGATGACTTATGGTGTTTTGAAGGCACTTTCCCGACGGGATTTGTTGCAGATGTTGAAGGATCACGGGTTTGAAGGGGTGGAGTTTCGGACGGATGCGGGGCATGGGCACGGGGTGGAGGCGTCGATTGACGAGGCAGAGCGAGAGCAGGTGGTGGCAGATTGTGCGGCGATGGGGATCGATATTATGAGTGTTGCTACGGGCAATCGGTATCACGATACGGATCCGGATGAGCTTCGGGATCATATTGAGCAGACGATGGTTCGGATGGATCTGGCATCGGATCTGGGCGCGCCTCGCGTGCGCGTGTTTGGGAATAATTTTCCAGCAGAGGTGCCCAGGGAACAGACGATTGCCCAGGTGGCAGAGGCGCTGAAGCCGCTGTGTGATTACGGTGCTGAGAAGGGGGTGAAGCCGTGTCTGGAGTTGCACGGCGAGTTCGATTGGCAGGCGTGCAAGGCGGTGGCTGAGCTGGTGGATCACGAGAATTTTGGGTTGGTCTGGAATTCGGTGCCGCAAGATGTGGTTGATGGGTCTGTGAAACAGGCGCTGGATACGGTATGGCCCTGGCTGGACCATGTGCATATGCACGATCTGGCAGGACAGGGCTATCCGTATCGCGAGTTGTTCCGGCTGTTGCATGAGAAGGGATATGAGGGGTACATGTCGGCAGAGACCGAGCGACGCCCCGATAAGGGGGTGGGCGATCTGTGGATGTTTGTGGCTTATTATTCCGATCTGTTCAGAGCGTATCGCGATCTCGCTCGGGGGTGA